One Acinetobacter pullicarnis genomic region harbors:
- a CDS encoding amino acid ABC transporter ATP-binding protein, whose protein sequence is MPMIEIQHISKWYGDFQVLNDCTTSIEKGEVVVVCGPSGSGKSTLIKTVNALEPFQEGNIVVNGTVLKDPKTNLAQFRSHVGMVFQHFELFPHMTVLDNLMIGQVKVLQRSNSEAKQKALQYLERVGLASHKDKFPGQLSGGQQQRVAIARGLCMDPVCMLFDEPTSALDPEMVGEVLEVMTQLAQEGMTMMCVTHEMGFARKVSNRVIFMDQGKILEDCSTKAFFEHPEQRHERTQHFLDKISMVH, encoded by the coding sequence ATGCCAATGATAGAAATACAACATATCTCAAAATGGTACGGAGATTTTCAAGTATTAAACGACTGTACCACCAGCATTGAAAAAGGTGAGGTTGTTGTCGTTTGCGGACCTTCGGGTTCTGGAAAATCCACACTGATTAAAACAGTTAATGCGCTCGAACCTTTTCAAGAAGGCAATATTGTTGTTAATGGGACTGTGCTTAAAGATCCTAAAACGAATTTAGCGCAATTCCGCTCACATGTCGGTATGGTCTTTCAACATTTTGAGTTGTTTCCACACATGACCGTGCTCGACAACTTAATGATTGGCCAAGTTAAAGTTCTTCAGCGCTCGAACAGTGAGGCCAAGCAGAAAGCACTCCAATATTTAGAGCGTGTTGGACTCGCTTCGCATAAAGATAAATTCCCAGGCCAATTGTCTGGTGGCCAACAGCAACGTGTCGCAATCGCGCGCGGTCTATGTATGGACCCTGTTTGCATGTTATTTGATGAACCAACCTCTGCACTTGATCCTGAAATGGTCGGTGAAGTTCTAGAAGTCATGACTCAATTGGCTCAAGAAGGAATGACAATGATGTGCGTCACTCACGAAATGGGCTTTGCTCGTAAAGTATCTAATCGCGTTATTTTCATGGATCAAGGAAAAATTTTGGAAGACTGTTCAACCAAAGCTTTTTTTGAACATCCTGAACAGCGCCATGAACGTACACAGCACTTCTTAGATAAAATTTCAATGGTTCATTAA
- the hisD gene encoding histidinol dehydrogenase, with product MGKLMRRLSTQDQNFKQVFADLLAFETVSDPELIKTVDQIIADVRQHGDAHVLKLTQQFDRHPAHHFSDLELSQAQLKAAFDGLNTEVRAALELAATRIREFHQRQKQDGWTYVDALGNTLGQKVTPLDRVGIYVPGGLASYPSSVLMNAIPAHVAGVTEIIMVVPAPNGELNPLVLAAAHLAGVHRVFTIGGAQAVAALAYGTATIPAVDKITGPGNRFVAAAKRAVFGQVGIDMIAGPSEILVYAEGENNPEWLAMDVLSQAEHDTVAQAIFISPDEQLLNAVAAAIEAHLQALPKAEIARTSIANRGALVLVKDRQEAIDLINQVAPEHLELCLDDAAEMSADIRHAGAIFMGRYTPEAIGDYCAGPNHVLPTSGTARFSSPLGVYDFQKRSSLIMCSEQGVKTLAKTADILAQQEDLDAHARSARYRYQ from the coding sequence GTGGGTAAATTGATGCGACGTTTATCGACTCAAGATCAAAACTTTAAACAAGTCTTTGCCGATTTGTTGGCTTTTGAAACCGTGAGTGATCCTGAACTTATAAAAACCGTTGACCAAATCATTGCTGATGTTCGTCAGCATGGTGATGCTCATGTGCTTAAACTCACACAACAGTTCGATCGACATCCCGCGCATCATTTCTCAGACTTAGAGTTGTCACAAGCACAATTAAAAGCTGCCTTTGATGGCCTAAATACGGAAGTACGCGCAGCACTCGAACTCGCTGCAACTCGTATTCGTGAGTTTCATCAAAGACAAAAACAAGATGGCTGGACTTATGTCGATGCGCTCGGCAATACCTTGGGTCAGAAAGTAACCCCACTAGACCGCGTAGGAATCTATGTGCCAGGCGGTTTAGCATCATACCCATCTTCGGTGTTAATGAATGCAATTCCTGCGCATGTGGCGGGTGTGACTGAAATTATTATGGTGGTACCTGCACCGAATGGTGAGTTAAATCCGTTGGTGCTTGCAGCCGCACATTTGGCTGGTGTACATCGTGTCTTTACCATTGGTGGTGCACAAGCCGTTGCTGCATTGGCTTATGGAACCGCAACCATTCCAGCCGTTGATAAAATTACAGGGCCGGGCAACCGTTTTGTGGCTGCGGCTAAACGCGCAGTCTTTGGACAAGTCGGCATTGATATGATTGCTGGGCCATCAGAAATTTTGGTTTACGCTGAAGGGGAGAATAACCCTGAATGGTTGGCGATGGATGTATTGTCACAAGCAGAACACGATACTGTGGCACAGGCAATTTTTATTAGCCCAGATGAGCAATTGCTCAATGCTGTTGCTGCAGCAATTGAAGCACATTTGCAAGCCTTACCGAAAGCGGAAATTGCGAGAACCTCAATAGCCAATCGTGGTGCTTTGGTTTTAGTGAAAGATCGTCAGGAAGCAATTGATTTAATTAATCAAGTTGCACCAGAACATCTGGAACTTTGCCTCGATGATGCTGCCGAGATGTCAGCAGATATCCGTCATGCTGGTGCGATTTTCATGGGGCGTTATACCCCTGAAGCGATTGGTGATTATTGTGCAGGACCAAATCACGTCTTGCCGACCTCGGGTACTGCGCGTTTTTCTTCACCCTTGGGTGTCTATGATTTTCAGAAGCGTTCGAGTTTGATTATGTGTTCTGAGCAAGGCGTCAAAACATTGGCAAAAACAGCTGATATTTTAGCGCAACAAGAAGACTTAGATGCACATGCAAGATCAGCACGTTATCGTTATCAGTAA
- a CDS encoding RNA polymerase factor sigma-54 yields MKLSVGLKVANSLSLTPQLQQAIRLLQLSSLELEQEVQLQLETNPLLEKIEEEHGQEQPEQVQQEVSERELSDALNADHLPTELPVDVEWDDIYSYQPTSAERPEYEEREDNRQAQGTLKEHMLSQVNLLHFSSIDKLIAYCIVDALDDKGFLAVEVTEILESVQHLLRQMDYVDEVEEDEVLVVLKYIQRLDPVGVGARSLVECLTLQLEILPTETAFRADALALLKYYELFIANDLNRLLKQSGLNTTQLKSAVELLKGLTPYPGIPFESKEMDYQIPDVVVSKKEEAWHVQLNPDVIPKLKVNPFYAGMIRRADQSEDNQYLRNQMLDAKNFIKSIDERHKTLLKVASCIVQHQRKFLDIGAEGMVPLVLRDIADEVELHESTVSRVTTNKYLLTPRGLFELKYFFSSHVGTTSGGEVSSTAIRAKIKKIVAEENPCKPLSDNSIANLLKQDGIEVARRTVAKYRESLHIPSSSDRKVLI; encoded by the coding sequence ATGAAGTTATCAGTAGGATTAAAAGTTGCAAATTCATTATCGCTTACTCCGCAATTGCAACAAGCAATTCGCCTACTTCAACTTTCTAGCCTAGAGCTTGAGCAAGAAGTACAATTACAACTTGAAACTAATCCACTGCTTGAAAAAATAGAAGAAGAGCATGGACAAGAACAACCAGAACAAGTCCAACAAGAGGTCTCGGAACGAGAGCTTTCTGATGCATTAAATGCAGATCATTTACCCACAGAACTTCCTGTTGATGTTGAGTGGGATGATATTTATAGCTATCAACCGACAAGTGCGGAACGCCCTGAATATGAAGAGCGCGAAGATAATCGGCAAGCGCAAGGGACCTTAAAAGAGCATATGCTCAGCCAAGTGAATCTATTGCATTTTTCTTCGATTGATAAGTTGATTGCTTACTGCATTGTAGATGCTTTAGATGACAAAGGTTTTCTGGCTGTTGAGGTCACCGAAATCTTAGAGTCCGTGCAGCATTTATTAAGGCAAATGGACTATGTCGATGAAGTGGAAGAAGATGAGGTTTTGGTTGTATTAAAGTACATTCAACGACTTGATCCTGTTGGCGTCGGTGCAAGAAGTCTGGTGGAATGTTTGACATTACAACTTGAGATACTACCGACTGAAACAGCCTTTCGAGCAGATGCTTTGGCTTTGCTGAAGTATTATGAACTTTTTATTGCGAATGATTTAAATCGGCTATTAAAACAGAGCGGCTTAAACACAACGCAGCTTAAATCTGCTGTTGAGTTATTGAAAGGTTTGACGCCTTATCCAGGAATTCCTTTTGAATCAAAGGAGATGGATTATCAAATTCCAGATGTCGTGGTCTCTAAAAAAGAAGAGGCTTGGCATGTGCAATTGAATCCAGATGTGATTCCCAAACTCAAAGTTAATCCATTTTATGCAGGAATGATTCGTAGAGCAGATCAGAGTGAAGACAATCAATATTTGCGTAATCAAATGCTTGATGCAAAAAACTTTATTAAAAGTATAGATGAACGGCATAAAACCTTGTTAAAGGTTGCCAGTTGTATTGTGCAACATCAACGGAAATTTTTAGATATTGGTGCTGAAGGAATGGTTCCACTGGTACTTCGCGATATTGCCGATGAAGTTGAGTTACATGAGTCAACGGTTTCACGTGTCACCACCAATAAATATTTGCTGACACCGCGTGGTTTATTTGAATTGAAATACTTCTTTTCGAGCCATGTGGGAACCACGTCAGGGGGGGAGGTTTCATCGACTGCGATTCGAGCCAAAATCAAAAAGATTGTTGCTGAGGAAAATCCATGCAAACCCTTGTCAGATAACAGTATTGCAAACCTGCTGAAACAAGATGGGATTGAGGTGGCGCGCAGAACTGTAGCGAAATATCGTGAATCATTACATATTCCATCATCCTCTGATAGAAAAGTCTTGATCTAA
- a CDS encoding amino acid ABC transporter permease: protein MSVGSLNWTAYCLPSNEYNLDKAAWAESICQTIGGASYSPVADAPTWLQMLGTGVWTMLWTSIAAFFVALVLGSLIGIIRTVPNKYIAFIGTCYVELFRNIPLIVQLFFWAFVFPELLPLSLSTGSGEIVNGGWWQNILNDNPAVIGVFALGLYTAARIAEQVRAGIETISRGQKNAAFAIGLTQSQSYRYVILPVAYRIVWPTLTSEAMNVFKNSAVLYALSVLNFFAYTKTMREETSQDIVILILSTPVYLIITYCIKFLMAWIERRMSVPGLGSGRE from the coding sequence ATGTCTGTTGGCTCATTGAACTGGACTGCATATTGTTTGCCCTCCAATGAATATAATTTAGACAAAGCAGCTTGGGCCGAATCCATTTGCCAAACGATTGGCGGTGCAAGTTATTCACCTGTTGCCGATGCCCCAACGTGGCTACAAATGTTAGGCACCGGTGTATGGACCATGCTCTGGACATCTATCGCTGCTTTTTTTGTTGCGCTAGTTCTAGGCTCATTAATTGGTATTATCCGAACAGTACCCAATAAATATATTGCATTCATTGGGACCTGTTATGTCGAATTATTTCGAAATATTCCTTTAATTGTACAGCTTTTTTTCTGGGCTTTTGTTTTCCCAGAACTCCTCCCGCTGAGCTTAAGTACGGGAAGTGGTGAAATTGTTAACGGTGGCTGGTGGCAAAACATTTTAAATGACAATCCAGCAGTAATTGGGGTGTTTGCCCTTGGACTCTATACCGCTGCACGTATTGCAGAACAAGTCCGTGCTGGAATCGAAACTATTTCGCGTGGTCAAAAAAATGCAGCTTTTGCAATTGGTTTAACCCAAAGCCAGAGTTATCGCTATGTCATTCTTCCTGTTGCTTATCGGATTGTATGGCCAACCCTAACCTCCGAAGCAATGAATGTATTTAAAAACTCGGCCGTTCTTTACGCTCTTAGTGTCCTTAATTTCTTCGCCTACACCAAAACCATGCGAGAAGAAACCTCTCAGGACATTGTGATCTTAATTCTATCTACTCCAGTTTATTTAATTATTACCTATTGCATTAAATTCCTTATGGCTTGGATAGAAAGACGAATGTCTGTCCCTGGACTTGGCTCAGGGAGGGAATAA
- the murA gene encoding UDP-N-acetylglucosamine 1-carboxyvinyltransferase — MDKFLITGGAVLQGEVRISGAKNAALPLLAAMILADSPITLRNVPKLKDVNTLVKLIAGLGVSMQYEGDTVIADTSTLDNQFAPYELVRTMRASILVLGPLLARYGSAQVSLPGGCAIGSRPVDQHLKALEALGAQIEVEAGYVHAKVDGRLKGGEVVFDMVTVGGTENILMAAVLAEGVTTIRNAAREPEITDLALMLIKMGAKIEGLDTDTLVVTGVESLHGCEYAVVADRIETGSYLAAAAITGGRIKTTHTDPNLLEAVLDKFEEMGAEVTRGDDWIELDMTGKRPKAVSFQTLPHPEFPTDMQAQLMAVNVIGRGFATISETIFENRFMHVPELSRMGANIQVEGNDAVVTGVEKLSAAPVMATDLRASFSLVLAALAAEGETLIDRIYHIDRGYENIEAKLQSLGAQIKRVSS; from the coding sequence ATGGATAAATTTTTAATTACAGGTGGAGCCGTGCTTCAGGGTGAAGTGCGAATTTCTGGGGCAAAAAATGCAGCTTTACCGTTGCTTGCAGCCATGATCTTAGCAGACTCACCAATTACCTTACGCAATGTTCCTAAACTTAAAGATGTGAATACATTGGTAAAACTCATCGCAGGCTTAGGGGTGAGTATGCAGTATGAGGGTGATACCGTTATTGCAGATACATCCACTTTGGATAATCAGTTCGCACCTTATGAATTGGTCAGAACCATGCGTGCGTCTATCTTAGTGCTTGGGCCATTATTGGCACGTTATGGAAGTGCACAAGTGTCTTTGCCAGGCGGTTGTGCAATTGGCTCGCGTCCAGTGGATCAACATTTAAAAGCGCTTGAAGCTTTAGGTGCACAAATTGAAGTGGAAGCCGGCTATGTACATGCCAAAGTCGATGGTCGCTTAAAAGGTGGCGAAGTCGTTTTTGATATGGTGACAGTGGGCGGTACAGAAAATATTCTGATGGCTGCGGTACTTGCAGAGGGTGTAACCACCATTCGCAATGCTGCACGCGAACCTGAAATTACCGATCTTGCACTCATGTTGATTAAAATGGGCGCAAAAATTGAAGGCCTAGATACCGATACATTGGTGGTCACTGGGGTGGAAAGTTTGCATGGCTGTGAATATGCTGTCGTTGCAGATCGTATCGAAACAGGTTCTTACTTGGCTGCTGCTGCGATTACTGGTGGTCGAATTAAAACCACGCATACTGATCCAAACTTGCTTGAAGCTGTACTCGATAAATTCGAGGAAATGGGCGCGGAAGTGACCCGTGGTGATGATTGGATTGAACTGGATATGACAGGTAAACGCCCGAAAGCTGTGAGTTTTCAGACCCTGCCACATCCTGAGTTTCCAACTGATATGCAAGCACAATTGATGGCAGTCAATGTGATTGGTCGTGGTTTTGCAACGATTTCAGAAACGATTTTTGAAAATCGTTTTATGCATGTTCCTGAATTGTCACGTATGGGGGCAAATATTCAGGTTGAAGGCAATGATGCTGTGGTCACTGGTGTTGAGAAGCTATCTGCCGCACCCGTGATGGCAACAGATTTACGTGCTTCATTTTCTTTGGTTTTAGCCGCATTGGCAGCTGAGGGCGAAACATTGATTGACCGGATTTATCATATTGATCGCGGTTATGAAAATATTGAAGCAAAATTACAAAGTTTAGGGGCGCAAATTAAGCGAGTAAGTTCATGA
- a CDS encoding amino acid ABC transporter substrate-binding protein — protein MKNNSKKVFSIALGLLIAGGTLSEVHAADTLAKIKKSGKVIIGYRESSDPISYVVAGKPMGYAVDICNNFANQLKKDLKMPNLKVEYKAVTSSTRIPEMLAGNIDMECGTTTNSIQRQQQVSFSTSYYTTEVRMAVKANAPITSIANLNGKAVVTTQGTTSDKYIKMNEKGQNITVNNVYGKDHSDSFAMMASGRAAAFVMDDNILAGLIAKSSNPKDFKIVGPVLSSEPYGIMLPKDDPAFKAIADRVVTNMWKSGQMATLYKKWFQSPIAPKNINMNMPMSSSYLKLKASPNDIGLK, from the coding sequence ATGAAAAACAACAGTAAAAAAGTATTTAGTATCGCCCTTGGTCTACTCATTGCTGGCGGAACTTTATCTGAGGTTCATGCAGCAGATACCCTAGCTAAGATCAAAAAATCTGGAAAAGTCATTATTGGTTACCGTGAATCTTCGGACCCCATTTCCTATGTTGTAGCTGGAAAACCAATGGGTTATGCAGTTGATATCTGTAATAACTTTGCCAATCAATTGAAAAAAGACCTGAAAATGCCAAATTTGAAGGTTGAATATAAAGCCGTTACCTCTTCTACACGTATTCCAGAAATGCTTGCTGGAAATATTGATATGGAATGTGGTACGACCACCAACTCGATTCAACGCCAACAACAAGTAAGCTTTTCAACGAGCTACTATACAACCGAAGTCCGTATGGCCGTCAAAGCCAATGCCCCAATCACCAGCATTGCCAATCTAAATGGTAAAGCCGTGGTCACGACACAAGGGACGACTTCAGACAAATACATCAAAATGAATGAAAAAGGGCAAAACATTACAGTCAATAATGTCTACGGAAAAGACCACTCAGACTCATTTGCAATGATGGCATCCGGTCGCGCAGCTGCATTTGTGATGGATGACAATATTTTAGCAGGCTTAATTGCGAAGTCTTCAAATCCAAAGGATTTTAAAATCGTAGGCCCTGTTCTTTCTTCAGAACCCTACGGCATTATGTTGCCAAAAGATGATCCTGCCTTTAAAGCCATTGCTGACCGAGTTGTTACCAACATGTGGAAAAGTGGACAAATGGCAACACTCTACAAAAAATGGTTCCAATCACCAATCGCACCGAAGAATATCAATATGAACATGCCAATGAGTTCATCTTATTTAAAATTGAAAGCCAGCCCGAATGACATTGGCCTAAAGTAA
- the hisG gene encoding ATP phosphoribosyltransferase: protein MSDIRNDDPNFDVMGNFDHGLTLALSKGRILKETLPLLETAGINLLEDPDKSRKLIFPTTHKQVRILILRASDVPTYVENGAADLGVAGKDVLMEHGAQNVYEPLDLKIANCKLMTAGKVGMQRPKGRLKIATKYVNLTRQYYASLGEQVDVIKLYGSMELAPLVGLGDYIVDVVDTGNTLRANGLEPLEEICTVSSRLIVNKASFKRKQALLNPILAQLETAVEQRQQG from the coding sequence ATGAGTGACATTAGAAACGATGATCCAAATTTCGATGTAATGGGAAATTTTGATCATGGTTTAACTTTGGCATTGAGTAAGGGGCGTATTTTAAAAGAGACCTTACCTTTGCTTGAAACGGCAGGCATTAATTTACTGGAAGATCCAGATAAATCACGCAAATTGATTTTCCCAACGACGCATAAACAAGTTCGCATTTTAATTTTGCGTGCTTCAGACGTGCCAACGTATGTGGAAAATGGTGCTGCAGATTTAGGTGTGGCAGGTAAAGATGTATTAATGGAACATGGCGCTCAAAATGTCTATGAACCTTTAGATCTTAAAATCGCCAACTGTAAATTAATGACAGCAGGTAAGGTTGGCATGCAGCGCCCTAAAGGTCGTTTAAAAATTGCTACCAAGTATGTCAATCTGACGCGTCAATATTATGCCAGCCTCGGTGAACAAGTTGATGTGATTAAACTCTATGGTTCTATGGAGTTGGCCCCATTGGTGGGTCTTGGTGATTATATTGTTGACGTTGTAGATACTGGGAATACATTACGTGCCAATGGTTTAGAGCCATTGGAAGAAATTTGTACCGTATCTTCACGCTTAATTGTGAATAAAGCCAGTTTTAAACGTAAACAAGCATTGCTCAATCCAATTTTGGCACAGCTTGAAACCGCAGTAGAACAACGTCAACAAGGCTAA
- a CDS encoding transglycosylase SLT domain-containing protein, whose amino-acid sequence MINISTIVLSSYLLNACTTTSTSRPPLIHTNSSPPSVTTTQFTRIKHLSAGLQKAFSVPMHTANRLSPIIIQSADRHGISPFLIAAMIQQESSYRSSVVSSAGAVGLTQVMPQYWQNKCNGDLYNEHINIQCGSFILSKYNEQAGNWSKALAYYNVGPYGYQSNSRMRQQGLKYAKSVEQHHKNLINALNAKPAVVNEIQNPQIYFYNKPIAQ is encoded by the coding sequence TTGATTAATATAAGTACAATTGTTTTGAGTAGTTATTTGCTAAATGCTTGTACTACGACATCAACATCTCGTCCGCCACTGATTCATACCAACTCCTCCCCTCCCTCAGTAACAACAACTCAATTCACACGTATAAAGCATTTATCTGCAGGTTTACAAAAAGCCTTTTCCGTTCCAATGCATACAGCAAATCGATTGTCTCCAATCATTATCCAAAGTGCCGACCGTCACGGTATTTCACCTTTTTTAATTGCAGCAATGATACAACAAGAATCAAGTTACCGAAGTAGTGTTGTTTCTTCAGCAGGTGCAGTAGGTTTAACTCAAGTTATGCCTCAATATTGGCAAAATAAATGTAATGGTGATCTTTATAATGAGCACATCAATATCCAATGTGGTAGTTTTATTTTATCTAAATACAATGAGCAAGCAGGAAACTGGTCAAAAGCCTTAGCCTATTATAATGTTGGCCCTTATGGTTATCAGTCGAATAGTAGAATGCGTCAACAAGGACTTAAATATGCAAAATCTGTTGAACAACATCATAAAAATTTAATTAATGCCTTAAACGCAAAACCTGCAGTGGTAAATGAAATACAGAACCCTCAAATTTATTTTTATAATAAGCCAATTGCTCAATAA
- a CDS encoding MlaA family lipoprotein — MHQFNYLWATMLSLAFTSSVFAQDATSILNNVENQDTNALEKENSNSTSEEENIKSSRFQALKELKNIHLSDLKVNANAAQADEVKDPLQGLNREIYKFNDSLDRNIARPLAVQYNAKVPVETRTSYRLFRKNMLEPWNAVNQLVQGRPIRAAKSLGRFTINTLTSLGLADPARRLGLNTEEETMGNTLGYYGVPSGPYLMLPILGPSTLRNSLDYVTNAYATPTNHILSNNDQYGIEWSNAALGGIDSRSQFLDIDGSLRGDRYAALRDIYLQRKNFEIAEKKGNNAEAIGFIDDDLGDDIDEDQIN; from the coding sequence ATGCATCAATTCAATTACTTGTGGGCAACCATGCTTAGTTTAGCTTTTACATCTTCAGTATTTGCTCAAGATGCAACCTCTATTCTGAATAACGTTGAAAATCAAGACACCAACGCTCTTGAAAAAGAAAATAGCAACAGTACGTCTGAAGAAGAAAATATTAAAAGCTCTCGCTTTCAAGCGTTAAAAGAGCTCAAAAACATTCATCTTAGTGATTTAAAAGTAAATGCGAATGCAGCCCAAGCAGATGAGGTTAAAGATCCATTGCAAGGACTCAATCGTGAAATCTATAAATTCAACGACAGCTTAGACCGGAATATTGCCCGACCTTTAGCCGTTCAATACAATGCCAAGGTTCCAGTAGAAACACGAACCTCTTATCGCCTCTTTCGAAAAAACATGCTTGAGCCATGGAATGCAGTCAACCAATTGGTGCAAGGTAGACCCATTCGTGCAGCCAAATCTCTTGGCCGCTTCACCATCAATACATTAACCTCTTTAGGCTTAGCCGATCCTGCACGTAGACTGGGATTGAATACCGAAGAAGAAACCATGGGTAATACTTTAGGATATTACGGTGTTCCAAGTGGACCTTATCTAATGTTACCTATACTCGGACCAAGTACACTAAGAAACTCACTTGACTACGTTACAAATGCCTATGCAACTCCAACCAATCATATTCTCTCAAATAATGATCAATATGGCATAGAATGGTCCAATGCTGCCTTAGGTGGTATTGATTCACGCTCACAATTCTTAGACATAGATGGTTCACTCCGAGGTGACCGCTATGCAGCATTACGTGATATATACCTACAACGCAAGAACTTTGAAATTGCAGAAAAGAAAGGTAATAATGCTGAAGCAATTGGCTTCATCGATGATGATCTAGGTGATGACATTGATGAAGATCAAATAAATTAA
- a CDS encoding amino acid ABC transporter permease has protein sequence MDFSVLQNPDVISTLISGFKFTATVTILSVIGGILIGTPLAMMRLSNSKTASNFAKLYVDFFRGVPLIQVIFIFYFLLPKFFDFQSDTYYGPLFSSVVTFAIFEAAFFSEIVRSGIQSVSKGQANAGYALGFTYAQTMRSVILPQAFRNMLPILLTQSIVLFQDVSLVYVISAPDFLGNANTLANTYGSETKATFYLVVAIVYFCISFALSRLVKQLNQKIAIIR, from the coding sequence ATGGATTTTAGCGTCTTACAAAACCCCGATGTAATAAGCACCCTCATCAGCGGTTTTAAATTTACTGCGACAGTTACCATTTTATCTGTAATTGGTGGCATCTTGATTGGTACACCATTGGCGATGATGCGACTTTCCAACAGTAAAACTGCAAGCAACTTCGCAAAGCTCTATGTCGATTTCTTCCGTGGTGTACCACTGATTCAAGTCATTTTTATCTTCTACTTTTTACTGCCAAAGTTCTTTGATTTTCAATCAGATACCTATTATGGCCCACTCTTCTCGAGTGTCGTTACATTTGCAATTTTTGAAGCTGCTTTTTTCTCTGAAATTGTTCGCTCTGGGATTCAATCTGTCTCAAAAGGTCAAGCCAATGCAGGCTATGCACTTGGATTTACCTATGCACAGACCATGCGTAGCGTCATCTTGCCTCAAGCATTTCGTAACATGTTGCCGATCTTGCTTACCCAATCCATTGTGCTATTCCAAGATGTCTCTTTGGTTTATGTGATTAGTGCACCAGACTTCCTTGGCAATGCCAACACATTGGCCAATACATATGGTTCAGAAACCAAAGCAACCTTCTATTTAGTTGTTGCCATTGTTTATTTCTGTATTTCCTTTGCGCTCTCACGCTTAGTGAAGCAATTAAATCAAAAAATCGCCATTATTCGTTAA
- the hpf gene encoding ribosome hibernation-promoting factor, HPF/YfiA family — MQITIRGHHLTITPAIEENIRIKLAQMTMHIDQVNSMQVKLSKDHQVDKRSKKGSENHIAEAIIRLPGIELFAQASADDMYTSIKRMIEKIKRQLHRHREMQLNAVLIQP, encoded by the coding sequence ATGCAAATTACTATCCGTGGGCATCATTTAACAATTACTCCAGCCATTGAAGAAAATATTCGAATTAAACTTGCACAAATGACGATGCATATCGATCAAGTCAATAGTATGCAAGTGAAGTTAAGCAAGGATCATCAGGTCGACAAGCGTTCAAAAAAAGGCAGTGAGAATCATATCGCAGAGGCAATTATACGGTTGCCTGGCATTGAACTTTTCGCCCAAGCCTCGGCTGATGACATGTATACTTCAATTAAGAGAATGATTGAGAAAATTAAAAGACAGCTTCATCGTCATCGTGAAATGCAGCTGAATGCTGTTTTGATTCAACCTTAA
- the ibaG gene encoding BolA family iron metabolism protein IbaG, with protein sequence MNSEQLTEILKTAFPEAEVTVSGQAGKFELRIIDDQFEEKRTVARQQAVYAPLNSYIASGEVHAVTIRAMTKEEWRKASLFGA encoded by the coding sequence ATGAATAGTGAACAACTCACTGAAATTTTAAAAACAGCTTTCCCAGAAGCTGAAGTGACTGTGAGTGGGCAAGCAGGAAAATTTGAACTCCGTATTATCGACGATCAATTCGAAGAAAAAAGAACGGTCGCTCGTCAACAAGCAGTATATGCACCACTCAATTCTTATATTGCAAGTGGGGAAGTTCATGCAGTGACTATTCGTGCAATGACAAAAGAAGAATGGCGTAAAGCTAGTCTATTTGGAGCTTAG